Genomic window (Candidatus Binatia bacterium):
GGCCGCGGCGTGGACGGCATGCTCGAGATGTCGGGGCATCCGCAGGCGTTCAAGGACGGCTTCGACATGCTCGCCAACGGCGGGCGCGTGTCGCTCCTCGGCATCCCCTCCAAGCCGCTCGAGATCGACGTGGCCAAGGAGATCGTCTTCCGGGGCGCCGTCGTGCAGGGGATCAACGGGCGGCTCATCTTCGACACCTGGTTCCGCATGGAGGCCCTGCTGCTCACCGGCAAGCTGAACGTGCGGCCGGTCATCACGCACGTGCTCGGCTGGTCGGAGTTCGATCGCGCGGTGGAGCTGCAGCGCTCCGGCAAGGCGGGCAAGATCGTCCTGAAGCGGGACCACCCATGAGCCCCGCGCCCGAGACCATGAAGCCGGCGAACCCGCTCGCTTTCCTGGACGAGACCCTCGAGGGCCTTCGCCGGGACGGGCTCTACCGGAACCTGCGCGTCCTCGCGGGAGAGCAGAAGCCGCGCGCCCGCTTCGACGGACGCGACGTCATCAACCTCTCCTCGAACAACTACCTCGGCCTGACCACCCATCCCAAGCTCCGCGAGGCGGCGATCCGCGCCGTGAAGGAGCTGGGAGCGGGAAGCGGGTCGGTCCGGACCATCGCGGGCACCATGGACATCCACATGGAGCTCGAGCGGAAGATCGCGGCCTTCAAGAAGACCGAGGCGGCCGTCGTCTTCCAGAGCGGCTTCACCGCGAACGCGGGGACGGTCGCGTCGATCCTGGGCAAAGAGGACCTGATCCTCTCCGACGAGCTGAACCACGCGAGCATCATCGACGGGGCGCGCCTCTCGCGCGCCACGATCAAGGTCTTCCCGCACCGCGACACGAACGCGCTCCGGACGCTCCTCGAGGAGACGTCGGAATGGAAGCGCCGCCTGGTGATCACGGACGGCGTCTTCAGCATGGACGGCGACATCGCGCCCCTGCCGGCGATCGCGGCGCTCGCCAAGGAACACGGCGCGATCATGATGGTGGACGACGCCCACTCGAGCGGCGTGCTCGGGAAGAACGGCCGCGGCACGATCGACCACTACGGCATCCACGGCCAGGTGGACATCCAGGTCGGCACCCTCTCCAAGGCGATCGGCGTGCTCGGCGGCTACGTCTGCGGCTCGAAGAGCCTGATCGACTACCTCTACCACCGCGCCCGGCCCTTCCTCTTCAGCACGTCGCACCCGCCCGCCGTGGCGGCGGCGTGCATCGCCGCGTTCGAGGTGCTGGAGCAGGAGCCGGAGCGGATCGAGCGGCTCTGGTCCAACACGAAGCGCTTCAAGGCGGGGCTCTTGCGGCTGGGGTTCGACACCGGGATCAGCGAGACGCCGATCACGCCGATCATCGTCGGCGAGGCGGATCGCGCGATGAAGCTCTCGGACCTGGCG
Coding sequences:
- a CDS encoding glycine C-acetyltransferase, with translation MSPAPETMKPANPLAFLDETLEGLRRDGLYRNLRVLAGEQKPRARFDGRDVINLSSNNYLGLTTHPKLREAAIRAVKELGAGSGSVRTIAGTMDIHMELERKIAAFKKTEAAVVFQSGFTANAGTVASILGKEDLILSDELNHASIIDGARLSRATIKVFPHRDTNALRTLLEETSEWKRRLVITDGVFSMDGDIAPLPAIAALAKEHGAIMMVDDAHSSGVLGKNGRGTIDHYGIHGQVDIQVGTLSKAIGVLGGYVCGSKSLIDYLYHRARPFLFSTSHPPAVAAACIAAFEVLEQEPERIERLWSNTKRFKAGLLRLGFDTGISETPITPIIVGEADRAMKLSDLAFERGVFAQGIGFPTVAKGRARLRTIVTATHTEEELDRALEVLGDAARSLGILS